In Deltaproteobacteria bacterium PRO3, the sequence GAAAGGCGTTTCCTTCAGGATCGCCGTCAACTCGGGGGAAAGCTCGGAGGCCTTGAGGTGCCGGCGGCCGTAGGTCGGGTCGCCGACAATGGGGTGCCCCAGCTCGGCCAATTGCACGCGCAGTTGGTGGGTTCGGCCGGTCTCGGGCTTCAATTCGAGCAAGGCTATGGCCGGCCAGCGCTTCAGGACACGATACCGCGTCACCGCGGGGCGCAGTTTGCGGCCATGCGAGGCGATTCTCTTCCGGTCCCGCTCGCTGCGCCCGAGCGGCACATCGATCTTTCCGCTGGCGTCGCGAGGGCTGCCCCAGACGAAGGCCAGATAGGTCTTCGCGACCCGTCGCGACTGGAACTGTGCCGAAAGCCCCTGATGAGCACGGTCGTTCTTCGCGACGACGAGCAATCCCGAGGTCCCCTTGTCCAGGCGATGCACGATGCCGGGTCGTGCGACGCCGCCGATCCCCGACAGATCCCGGCAGTGGTGCAGCAGGGCGTTGACCAAGGTCCCTTCCTTCACGCCGGCCCCCAAATGGACGACCAGCTCGGCGGGCTTGTCCAGGACCAGGAGGTCGGCGTCCTCGTAGAGGATGTTCAGGGGAATGTCCTGTGGGACCAAGACCGGGACTTCCGGGGGCGGGATCGTCAGGGCCACCCGCTCGCCACCGCGCAGCGCATGCGAGGGCTTGACCGCCCTTCCCGCGACCGTGACCTTTCCGGCTTCGATCAGGTGCTTGAGCTGGGAACGGCTGATGCCTGGGCACTCCGCCGCCAGGTAGCGGTCCAGCCGCTGTCCGGCCCGCTCCGCGGCCACCACGAAGGACTTGGATTGCGATTCCGTCACGGCCCAGGTTTAACGCTTTTGCGGGGCGCCCGCAATTTCAATCCTTCAATTCCAGATTCCAGTAGCTGAAGTCCACCACGTTGAGGAAAGGCTTCCACTGGTGGTAGGGAACTCCCTTGCCGAGAAAATCGCTCAAGGGCCCCCAATGCGGTTTGACGGGCCGCTTCAAGAGGCGCATCCCCGCCTCTTCGGGGAGATGACCGCCCTTGCGGCGGTTGCAGTCGATGCAGCTGCAGACGACGTTGTCCCAGGTCGTCTTGCCGCCACGCGAACGGGGAATCACGTGGTCGAGGTTGAGTTCGAACTTGGGAAAGGAATGCCCGCAATACTGGCAGGTGTTACGGTCGCGCAGGTAGATATTGTAGCGCGAGAAGCGGACATTCTTCTTCGGCAGACGGTCGTAGCTGCTGAGCAGCAAGACCCGCGGGACGCGGATCAGGCGGTCGACCAGGCCGATGCTCTCGTGGTGGCGCTCGACGCTTAAGTCGAGCCAGGTCTCGAAGTCGAAAGTTTTGTATTGTTCGTCGACGACCTTGGCGATGCCCTGATAAAGCATCACCAGCGCCCGGCGCACCGAGGTGACGTGCACCGGAAAGTAGGAGTGGTTGAGCAC encodes:
- a CDS encoding HNH endonuclease produces the protein MLSSNVLVLNHSYFPVHVTSVRRALVMLYQGIAKVVDEQYKTFDFETWLDLSVERHHESIGLVDRLIRVPRVLLLSSYDRLPKKNVRFSRYNIYLRDRNTCQYCGHSFPKFELNLDHVIPRSRGGKTTWDNVVCSCIDCNRRKGGHLPEEAGMRLLKRPVKPHWGPLSDFLGKGVPYHQWKPFLNVVDFSYWNLELKD
- a CDS encoding RluA family pseudouridine synthase; this translates as MTESQSKSFVVAAERAGQRLDRYLAAECPGISRSQLKHLIEAGKVTVAGRAVKPSHALRGGERVALTIPPPEVPVLVPQDIPLNILYEDADLLVLDKPAELVVHLGAGVKEGTLVNALLHHCRDLSGIGGVARPGIVHRLDKGTSGLLVVAKNDRAHQGLSAQFQSRRVAKTYLAFVWGSPRDASGKIDVPLGRSERDRKRIASHGRKLRPAVTRYRVLKRWPAIALLELKPETGRTHQLRVQLAELGHPIVGDPTYGRRHLKASELSPELTAILKETPF